A stretch of Phoenix dactylifera cultivar Barhee BC4 chromosome 16, palm_55x_up_171113_PBpolish2nd_filt_p, whole genome shotgun sequence DNA encodes these proteins:
- the LOC103717794 gene encoding chromatin remodeling protein EBS-like isoform X1, whose protein sequence is MAKPRPAKRTLDSYTIKGSNKIIKPGDCVLMRPPDSSKLPYVARVESIEAGARGSNVKVRVRWYYRPEESIGGRRQFHGAKEVFLSDHYDIQSADTIEGKCFVHSFKNYTKLDAVGSDDYFCRFEYKSATGSFIPDRIAVFCKCEMPYNPDDLMIQCEGCSDWYHPACIDMTVEDAKKLEHFFCQGCSSQNEKKTENSSASRESESKVESKRLESKRRRR, encoded by the exons ATGGCGAAGCCTCGGCCGGCGAAGCGAACCCTAGACTCCTATACGATCAAGGGTTCCAACAAAATCATCAAAC CGGGGGACTGCGTGCTGATGCGGCCGCCGGACTCATCGAAGCTGCCTTACGTGGCGAGAGTAGAGAGCATCGAGGCGGGCGCGCGGGGGTCCAACGTGAAGGTGAGGGTGCGGTGGTATTACCGGCCGGAGGAGTCGATTGGGGGGCGGCGCCAGTTCCACGGGGCAAAGGAGGTGTTCCTCTCCGACCACTACGACATCCAGAGCGCCGACACCATCGAGGGCAAGTGCTTCGTTCACAGCTTCAAGAACTATACCAAGCTCGACGCTGTCGGCAGCGACGATTACTTTTGCCGGTTCGAGTATAAGTCCGCGACTGGTAGTTTTATTCCCGACAGAATCGCTGT TTTTTGCAAGTGCGAGATGCCTTACAACCCTGATGATCTTATGATCCAGTGTGAGGGCTGCTCTGACTG GTACCATCCTGCTTGTATAGATATGACTGTTGAGGATGCTAAGAAGCTTGAACACTTTTTCTGTCAAGGTTGCTCCTCTCAAAatgaaaagaagacagaaaattcTAGTGCTTCAAGAGAATCAGAATCAAAG
- the LOC103717794 gene encoding chromatin remodeling protein EBS-like isoform X2 translates to MAKPRPAKRTLDSYTIKGSNKIIKPGDCVLMRPPDSSKLPYVARVESIEAGARGSNVKVRVRWYYRPEESIGGRRQFHGAKEVFLSDHYDIQSADTIEGKCFVHSFKNYTKLDAVGSDDYFCRFEYKSATGSFIPDRIAVFCKCEMPYNPDDLMIQCEGCSDCKMEGNERKDSSYRVGDIEPLF, encoded by the exons ATGGCGAAGCCTCGGCCGGCGAAGCGAACCCTAGACTCCTATACGATCAAGGGTTCCAACAAAATCATCAAAC CGGGGGACTGCGTGCTGATGCGGCCGCCGGACTCATCGAAGCTGCCTTACGTGGCGAGAGTAGAGAGCATCGAGGCGGGCGCGCGGGGGTCCAACGTGAAGGTGAGGGTGCGGTGGTATTACCGGCCGGAGGAGTCGATTGGGGGGCGGCGCCAGTTCCACGGGGCAAAGGAGGTGTTCCTCTCCGACCACTACGACATCCAGAGCGCCGACACCATCGAGGGCAAGTGCTTCGTTCACAGCTTCAAGAACTATACCAAGCTCGACGCTGTCGGCAGCGACGATTACTTTTGCCGGTTCGAGTATAAGTCCGCGACTGGTAGTTTTATTCCCGACAGAATCGCTGT TTTTTGCAAGTGCGAGATGCCTTACAACCCTGATGATCTTATGATCCAGTGTGAGGGCTGCTCTGACTG CAAGATGGAGGGAAACGAAAGGAAGGACTCATCATATAGAGTGGGTGATATCGAACCCTTGTTCTGA
- the LOC103717793 gene encoding protein RTE1-HOMOLOG isoform X1 has product MRKHPSYRAMESEAIFADELMLNRNVQLGPVDPRRARFPYCIVWTPLPVISWLIPFIGHIGICREDGVILDFAGPNFVCVDNFTFGAVARYMQINREQCYKLIEPDGNMTWDNTLKESTQEFQHRSYSLFTCNCHSFVANSLNRLLYRGHSKWNVVNLAALIFLRGTWVNKKSVLRSCLPFVVVLCTGLIFGGTNFLIGLFIFTLALVGWFLMGTYCFKNLIHL; this is encoded by the exons ATGCGAAAG CACCCATCTTATAGGGCTATGGAATCAGAAGCAATCTTTGCAGATGAACTGATGCTTAACAGGAATGTTCAGCTTGGGCCAGTAGATCCAAGGAGAGCTCGATTTCCGTATTGCATAGTTTGGACCCCCTTGCCTGTCATCTCTTGGCTGATACCTTTCATTGGCCACATTGGTATCTGCAGAGAGGATGGAGTGATCTTGGACTTTGCTGGCCCCAACTTTGTTTGTGTTGACAACTTTACCTTTGGAGCAGTCGCCCGTTACATGCAAATTAACAGAGAACAG TGCTATAAGTTGATCGAGCCTGATGGAAACATGACATGGGATAACACACTCAAGGAAAGCACCCAAGAGTTTCAGCACAGATCTTACAGCCTGTTTACCTGCAACTGCCACTCCTTTGTTGCAAACAGCCTGAACAGATTGCTTTATCGCGGTCACAGCAAATGGAATGTGGTGAACCTGGCAGCTTTGATTTTTCTGAGGGGTACTTGGGTTAACAAAAAATCAGTATTGAGATCTTGTTTGCCATTTGTTGTGGTACTCTGCACTGGACTCATCTTCGGTGGCACAAATTTTTTGATAGGCTTGTTCATCTTCACACTTGCCCTAGTTGGTTGGTTCCTGATGGGTACCTACTGTTTCAAGAATCTTATCCACTTGTAG
- the LOC103717793 gene encoding protein RTE1-HOMOLOG isoform X2 translates to MESEAIFADELMLNRNVQLGPVDPRRARFPYCIVWTPLPVISWLIPFIGHIGICREDGVILDFAGPNFVCVDNFTFGAVARYMQINREQCYKLIEPDGNMTWDNTLKESTQEFQHRSYSLFTCNCHSFVANSLNRLLYRGHSKWNVVNLAALIFLRGTWVNKKSVLRSCLPFVVVLCTGLIFGGTNFLIGLFIFTLALVGWFLMGTYCFKNLIHL, encoded by the exons ATGGAATCAGAAGCAATCTTTGCAGATGAACTGATGCTTAACAGGAATGTTCAGCTTGGGCCAGTAGATCCAAGGAGAGCTCGATTTCCGTATTGCATAGTTTGGACCCCCTTGCCTGTCATCTCTTGGCTGATACCTTTCATTGGCCACATTGGTATCTGCAGAGAGGATGGAGTGATCTTGGACTTTGCTGGCCCCAACTTTGTTTGTGTTGACAACTTTACCTTTGGAGCAGTCGCCCGTTACATGCAAATTAACAGAGAACAG TGCTATAAGTTGATCGAGCCTGATGGAAACATGACATGGGATAACACACTCAAGGAAAGCACCCAAGAGTTTCAGCACAGATCTTACAGCCTGTTTACCTGCAACTGCCACTCCTTTGTTGCAAACAGCCTGAACAGATTGCTTTATCGCGGTCACAGCAAATGGAATGTGGTGAACCTGGCAGCTTTGATTTTTCTGAGGGGTACTTGGGTTAACAAAAAATCAGTATTGAGATCTTGTTTGCCATTTGTTGTGGTACTCTGCACTGGACTCATCTTCGGTGGCACAAATTTTTTGATAGGCTTGTTCATCTTCACACTTGCCCTAGTTGGTTGGTTCCTGATGGGTACCTACTGTTTCAAGAATCTTATCCACTTGTAG
- the LOC120104119 gene encoding uncharacterized protein LOC120104119 — MGGSRGLPPWGCHHGAAMVLNASFLSSQLFAVETLTENNYVRWKRDIEIALDLLGLDFALEEQPSKPTDKSTIKYKAEYVKWERANRLCLKIIKRSISNSIMGAIPDNDNAKNFLDAIGQRFVESDKAETGDLMDKFMSMKYDGVCGVREYIMKMLHISSKLEALKVSITEPFLIYYILNSLPNQFNQLKVAYNAQHDK; from the exons ATGGGTGGCAGCCGTGGGCTACCACCATGGGGCTGCCACCATGGGGCAGCCATGG TTTTGAATGCCTCTTTCCTATCAAGCCAATTGTTTGCTGTTGAAACCTTGACTGAAAATAATTATGTGAGATGGAAACGAGATATAGAAATAGCACTGGATCTCCTGGGTTTAGATTTTGCTTTGGAGGAGCAGCCTTCAAAACCAACAGATAAGAGCACTATCAAATACAAGGCTGAGTATGTCAAATGGGAAAGAGCTAACAGGCTATGTTTGAAGATTATCAAGCGTTCCATATCTAATTCCATTATGGGTGCTATACCGGACAACGACAATGCTAAGAATTTTTTGGATGCTATAGGACAACGATTTGTTGAGTCCGATAAGGCTGAGACTGGGGACCTAATGGATAAATTTATGAGTATGAAATATGATGGTGTTTGTGGGGTTAGGGAGTACATCATGAAAATGCTGCACATAAGTTCTAAATTGGAAGCCCTCAAAGTTTCCATTACAGAGCCTTTTCTTatctattatattcttaatagcCTTCCTAACCAGTTTAATCAGCTTAAAGTTGCTTATAATGCCCAGCATGACAAATGA